The Sandaracinus amylolyticus genomic interval CGGCCCGTGACCATCGAGACCGGCGTGCAGCGCAACCCCGAGGGTTCGGTGCTCTACGCGTGCGGCGGCACGCGCGTGCTGATCGCGGCGTCGATCGACGAGGGCGTCGCGGGCTGGCTGCGCGGCAGCGGCAAGGGCTGGGTCACCGCGGAGTACGCGATGCATCCGCGCGCGAACCCGCAGCGCCAGGATCGCGATGGCCGCAAGGGCCGCATCGACGGGCGCACCCAGGAGATCCAGCGCCTGATCGGCCGCTCGCTGCGCGCCGCGGTGAACCTCGAGAAGCTCGGCGAGCGCACGATCACCGTCGACTGCGACGTGCTCGACGCCGACGGCGGCACGCGCACCGCGTCGATCACCGGGGGCTTCGTCGCGCTCGCGCTCGCGCTCGATCGGCTGCGCAGCAAGGGCGTGATCGGCGCGGGCGTGCTGCGCGGTCCGGTCGCCGCGATCAGCGCGGGCATCGTGGGACCGAGCGCGCTGCTCGATCTCGCGTACGTCGAGGACAGCAAGGCCGACGTCGACCTCAACGTCGTCGCGATGGGCGACGGCGGCATCGTCGAGGTGCAGGGCACGGCCGAGGGCGCACCGGTGCCGCGCGATCGCTGGACCGCGCTGGTCGACCTCGCGATGTCGTCGATGCCCTCGCTGTTCGCGTCGCAGAGCGAAGCGCTCGCGCGCGCCGGCACCTCGCTCGACAAGCTCGTGCGGTGATGACGACGAAGCTCCTCATCGCGACGAAGAACCGCGGCAAGCTCGAAGAGTTTCGCCGCATCTTCGGCGATCTCGGCGTGGAGCTCGTCTCCGCCGACGAGCTCGGTCTCCCCGACGTCGAAGAGACGGGCGACACGTTCGAGGCGAACGCGATCCTGAAGGCGGAGGCCCAGGCCGCCGCGTCGGGATGCATGACGATCGCCGACGACAGCGGGCTCGAGGTCGACGCGCTCGACGGTGCACCCGGGGTCTATTCGGCCCGCTACGCGGGCGCGGGCGGCTCCGAGGCGAACGTGCGCAAGCTGCTCGCGGCGCTCGCCGACGTGCCCGACGAGCGTCGCACCGCGCGCTTCCGCTGCGTGCTCGCCCTCGCCGATCCCCGCGGCGCGCTCGGCGCGCGCGTCGAGCTCACCGAAGGCCGCTGCGAGGGTCGCATCGCGCACCAGCCGAGCGGCAGCGGCGGGTTCGGCTACGACCCGGTGTTCGTGCCCGCGGACGGAGACGCGACGATGGCCGAG includes:
- the rph gene encoding ribonuclease PH is translated as MTSRTDGRSADALRPVTIETGVQRNPEGSVLYACGGTRVLIAASIDEGVAGWLRGSGKGWVTAEYAMHPRANPQRQDRDGRKGRIDGRTQEIQRLIGRSLRAAVNLEKLGERTITVDCDVLDADGGTRTASITGGFVALALALDRLRSKGVIGAGVLRGPVAAISAGIVGPSALLDLAYVEDSKADVDLNVVAMGDGGIVEVQGTAEGAPVPRDRWTALVDLAMSSMPSLFASQSEALARAGTSLDKLVR
- the rdgB gene encoding RdgB/HAM1 family non-canonical purine NTP pyrophosphatase — encoded protein: MTTKLLIATKNRGKLEEFRRIFGDLGVELVSADELGLPDVEETGDTFEANAILKAEAQAAASGCMTIADDSGLEVDALDGAPGVYSARYAGAGGSEANVRKLLAALADVPDERRTARFRCVLALADPRGALGARVELTEGRCEGRIAHQPSGSGGFGYDPVFVPADGDATMAELSATAKDAISHRGRACARMRERLAAYLGAGR